From a single Actinomyces viscosus genomic region:
- the lgt gene encoding prolipoprotein diacylglyceryl transferase, which yields MMSAMSAMSAPAGLPSPSSSVWHVGPIPVRAYALCILTGVFVAVWWSDRRYRARGGQPEVVLDVAIVAVPAGIVGARIYHVLSSPEAYFGRDGDPALIPQVWLGGLGIWGGIAGGVLAGVLLLRHRGLRIAPLADAVAPALLVAQAIGRLGNWFNQELYGAPTTLPWGLQIDDAHLPPGSSYPPGTLFHPTFLYEALWNLAGAAALVWIGRRMLARRGVTGGRLLWVYLMVYTAGRVWIEMLRIDEAETILGLRLNVWTSIVIFLIGAIGLTIASRRSLSDAIERQGEGQRADGAGDDSRDDSTGKRVAEDSSTPAVDAETGSETGAETDAETMDSHAGSGA from the coding sequence ATGATGTCGGCGATGTCGGCGATGTCGGCGCCTGCCGGCCTGCCGAGCCCCTCGTCAAGCGTCTGGCACGTCGGTCCCATTCCGGTGCGGGCCTACGCGCTGTGCATCCTCACCGGCGTGTTCGTGGCTGTGTGGTGGTCCGACCGGCGCTACCGCGCCAGGGGAGGCCAGCCGGAGGTGGTCCTCGATGTGGCCATCGTGGCCGTGCCCGCAGGCATCGTCGGTGCCCGGATCTATCACGTGCTGTCCTCACCCGAGGCCTACTTCGGCCGAGACGGCGACCCGGCTCTGATCCCGCAGGTGTGGTTGGGCGGCCTGGGCATATGGGGAGGTATCGCGGGCGGTGTCCTGGCCGGGGTGCTTCTGCTGCGCCACCGCGGCCTGCGCATCGCTCCTCTGGCCGATGCCGTCGCGCCGGCGCTGCTGGTCGCGCAGGCCATCGGACGGCTGGGGAACTGGTTCAACCAGGAGCTCTACGGCGCGCCGACGACGCTGCCCTGGGGACTGCAGATCGACGACGCCCACCTGCCGCCCGGGTCGAGCTATCCGCCCGGGACCCTGTTCCACCCGACCTTCCTCTACGAGGCCCTGTGGAACCTCGCCGGGGCCGCAGCCCTGGTGTGGATCGGTAGAAGGATGCTGGCTCGCCGCGGGGTCACCGGAGGCCGGCTGCTGTGGGTCTACCTCATGGTCTACACCGCCGGCCGGGTGTGGATCGAGATGCTGCGCATCGACGAGGCGGAGACGATTCTCGGCCTGCGACTGAACGTGTGGACCTCCATCGTCATCTTCCTCATCGGCGCCATCGGTCTGACCATCGCCTCCAGGCGGTCTCTCAGTGACGCCATCGAGAGACAAGGGGAAGGTCAGAGAGCCGATGGGGCGGGAGACGACTCGCGGGACGACTCCACCGGAAAGAGGGTGGCCGAGGACTCCTCGACGCCCGCGGTCGACGCTGAGACAGGCAGTGAAACGGGCGCTGAGACGGACGCTGAGACGATGGATTCCCACGCAGGCTCAGGGGCCTGA